In Cottoperca gobio chromosome 1, fCotGob3.1, whole genome shotgun sequence, a genomic segment contains:
- the kitb gene encoding KIT proto-oncogene, receptor tyrosine kinase b has product MRCHWVVFASHFVLLPLTVWCQPVISPGGPHIVVPKRGKLELRCHDNATTSGAPSRLRWQRERARRLEGEVEEGGVVYVKVSAAQAYHMGRYVCINNSTLEHSSIYVYVKDPQNSFQRTMVNNILVRAGENCTIPCLVTDPRVTLLALETCKGQPLPSGMTYHSNFQRGVIINNVRKEYEGCFVCVGQLTGVKVSSSQYTVDVRLVPRVPPVITLSQKNTVILRKGEQFEITCSSTNVNPDFNVKWDFPSTAHPDESHTSYILSGSRGYQRATLLLITDVNQLDSGTYRCHAHNERGSSATALQLDVQDQGFITMLGGPAPIQADVKEGESLSLRVEFNAYPAPSSLSWSYNGKKLLNTTEHVITIHRRNYRLISELRLVRVLGSEGGIYTFSASHEDASVDHPFHVYVNSKPVIISQEGPVDGQVRCIASGYPVPKISWYFCELPHTRCSHLPNATQWETPDVTMLTESTFGKSEVVSRLNVSKEHAHYHTLECVASTEEGQEAYTLFSISERIVPHKLFTPLLTGMVATGVFLSLILVVLLYKYMQKPKFQIQWKVIESIHGNNYIYIDPTQLPYDSKWEFPRQKLRFGKTLGSGAFGKVVRATAYGLCSADTVTTVAVKMLKPNAHATEKEALMSELKVLSYLGNHVNIVNLLGACTVGGPILVITEYCCYGDLLNFLRRKRESFLNSQVGNGYYRNVSNQTEPTTSGEVTDMGYMPMRPSEKERSSQSVDIEELSLDGEDLLSFSYQVAKGMEYITSKNCVHRDLAARNILLTHGRVAKICDFGLARDITTDANYVLRGNARLPVKWMSPESIFDCVYTFESDVWSYGILLWEIFSLGNSPYPGLQVGSVFYRMIQDGQKMNKPEFAPIEMYDMMLSCWSHDPLKRPSFRKLVERTELLLSENTRNVYLRLSNAPGHPEQQRAPSRRLSSVCSTTAPTQPLLQSTADVFQDYV; this is encoded by the exons ATGAGATGCCACTGGGTTGTTTTTGcctcacattttgttttgctgccaCTAACAG TCTGGTGCCAGCCAGTCATCTCCCCCGGCGGGCCTCACATTGTAGTTCCCAAGAGGGGAAAGCTTGAGCTGCGTTGCCATGACAATGCTACGACATCTGGTGCCCCATCCAGGTTGAGGTGGCAGAGGGAGCGGGCTCGCAGGCtggagggagaggtggaggagggcgGAGTGGTTTATGTCAAGGTGTCGGCAGCACAGGCCTACCACATGGGTCGTTATGTGTGCATCAACAACAGCACACTGGAACACAGCTCCATCTATGTATATGTGAAAG ACCCCCAGAATTCTTTCCAGCGCACCATGGTGAACAACATCCTGGTGCGCGCAGGTGAGAACTGCACCATCCCCTGTCTTGTGACCGACCCCAGGGTCACCCTCCTGGCCTTGGAGACCTGCAAAGGACAACCTTTGCCCTCTGGTATGACTTACCACAGCAACTTTCAGCGAGGCGTCATCATCAACAATGTGAGAAAGGAATACGAGGGCTGTTTCGTATGTGTGGGGCAGCTTACTGGAGTCAAAGTTTCGTCGAGCCAATATACTGTGGATGTACGACTTG TGCCGAGGGTGCCTCCAGTGATCACGCTGTCCCAGAAAAACACGGTTATCCTGAGAAAAGGAGAGCAGTTTGAGATCACCTGTAGCTCCACCAACGTCAACCCGGACTTCAATGTCAAGTGGGATTTCCCTTCAACAGCG CATCCCGATGAATCCCACACCTCATACATCCTGTCCGGTTCCCGCGGTTACCAACGTGCCACCTTACTCTTGATCACAGATGTCAACCAATTAGACTCGGGCACTTACCGCTGCCACGCCCACAACGAGAGAGGCTCCAGTGCCACAGCGCTGCAGCTGGATGTCCAAG ATCAGGGATTCATCACCATGTTAGGAGGCCCAGCTCCAATCCAGGCTGATGTTAAAGAGGGGGAGAGCCTGAGCCTCAGAGTAGAATTCAATGCCTATCCTGCACCAAGCTCCCTGTCCTGGTCCTACAACGGCAAGAAGCTCCTCAACACCACAGAGCACGTTATCACCATCCACCGCCGCAATTACAG aCTCATAAGCGAGCTCAGACTAGTGAGGGTCCTCGGCTCGGAGGGCGGGATCTATACGTTTTCAGCGAGCCATGAGGACGCATCTGTTGATCATCCGTTCCACGTGTACGTCAACA GCAAGCCAGTTATCATCTCCCAGGAAGGCCCTGTTGATGGACAGGTGCGGTGCATTGCCTCTGGTTACCCAGTTCCTAAAATAAGCTGGTACTTCTGTGAGCTGCCCCACACGAG GTGCTCACACCTGCCCAATGCCACCCAATGGGAGACTCCGGATGTCACCATGTTGACAGAGTCTACTTTCGGTAAGAGCGAGGTGGTGAGCCGACTGAACGTGAGCAAGGAGCACGCACACTATCACACCCTGGAGTGTGTGGCGAGTACggaggaggggcaggaggcctACACACTGTTCTCCATCAGTg aACGCATTGTCCCCCATAAACTCTTCACCCCTCTTCTGACTGGTATGGTGGCCACTGGTGTCTTCCTCAGCCTCATTCTAGTGGTGctgctctataaatacatgCAG AAACCAAAGTTCCAAATCCAATGGAAGGTCATTGAGAGTATCCATGGCAACAACTACATATATATTGACCCCACCCAGCTGCCGTATGACTCCAAATGGGAGTTTCCTCGACAGAAACTACGCTTCG GTAAAACTCTGGGCTCTGGGGCTTTTGGAAAGGTAGTGAGGGCCACAGCATATGGACTCTGCTCTGCAGATACTGTGACAACAGTCGCTGTTAAGATGCTCAaac CCAATGCCCATGCTACGGAGAAGGAGGCGCTGATGTCAGAGCTGAAGGTGCTCAGTTACCTTGGAAACCATGTGAACATCGTTAACCTGCTGGGGGCCTGCACTGTCGGAG GCCCAATTTTGGTGATCACAGAGTACTGTTGCTATGGCGACCTCCTCAACTTCCTGCGCAGAAAAAGAGAGTCTTTTCTTAACTCCCAAGTCGGTAATGGTTACTATCGCAACGTCTCGAACCAAACGGAGCCTacaacaag cggaGAGGTGACTGATATGGGATACATGCCCATGCGTCCCTCTGAGAAAGAAAGGTCTTCCCAGTCAG TGGACATCGAGGAGCTGTCTCTGGACGGCGAAGATCTCCTCAGCTTTTCCTACCAAGTGGCCAAAGGAATGGAGTACATTACTTCCAAGAAC tgtgtccACAGGGATCTCGCAGCCAGAAACATTCTGCTGACTCACGGCAGGGTGGCAAAGATCTGTGACTTTGGGTTGGCACGAGACATCACTACCGATGCCAACTACGTGCTCCGAGGCAAC GCTCGTCTGCCAGTCAAGTGGATGTCTCCTGAGAGCATTTTCGACTGTGTCTACACCTTTGAGAGTGACGTGTGGTCCTACGGCATCCTGCTCTGGGAAATCTTCTCTCTGG GTAACAGCCCTTATCCTGGGCTGCAGGTGGGCTCAGTATTTTACAGGATGATTCAAGATGGCCAAAAGATGAACAAGCCTGAGTTTGCTCCCATCGagat GTATGACATGATGTTGTCTTGTTGGAGCCACGATCCTTTGAAAAGGCCTTCCTTCAGGAAACTGGTGGAGaggactgagctactgctgtCAGAAAACACTAGGAAT GTGTACCTGAGACTGAGCAACGCTCCAGGTCACCCAGAGCAGCAGAGGGCGCCATCACGGAGACTGAGCTCAGTCTGCAGCACGACAGCCCCTACACAGCCTTTACTGCAAAGCACGGCTGATGTCTTCCAGGACtatgtctga